TGTTGTtctgaaaaagtaaaatcgaAAAGGATGTCTCATTATGTGTAAAACCAGTAAGTCGTAACTATAATTATATAAAGCTcgttgaaaaacaattaatttgaatcgacggattcccccccccccccgatcTCTGTGTGCTACATGGAACGATAATTTCATCGACAAAAAATAAGGCAATTAACTAGCGTGACAGGGTTTTCCACAAGCAATGTCCTTGGCAATTGTCAGTCTGATTCTGATACGAGCACTAATTTCCGTGGACCTTATCGGCAAACACCAACACGTTAGTAGCTGTCGAACTGTACGTAAAAGCTCACGTGCTAATTACTGTTTCTACCTGTTAACTATGTTGACATTCGGTGCAGAATCGGCGATGTTTCACCCGCCCCGTCGAAgagttttactttttatcaTCATTGGGTTTGGCTGCTGCATCATCTTGTTCATGAACCAATTACTTTACACGTAAGtttaacatttcaaataaacTGATGACCATCACCACTTTAGatttaataatattattgCACTACTTATTAGACAACAATCCCAGTCAATTACAAACATCAAAGAGTACACCAATGGAATAATTATTGGTAAATTTCATATCGAGTTTTCAttctctattttatttttaaaccttGGTCTATCGCAGAAGACGAAAATAACGATCTCTACTCAAAGGTGCGCGTGTTGTGCTGGGTTATGACGTCACCCGACaatcacaaaacaaaagcGTTAGCAGTCAAAGAAACGTGGGGTAAACGCTGCAACATTTTGCTGTTTATGAGTTCCGCAGAAGGTGTGTGGACTGTGGGTTatcaacaaaactcaaaagCCAAatcttatttcttaattttgaaGTAAAGATTCAACATTACCAACTGTGAATCTGCCCGTGCGTGAGGGCCGAAACGGACTTTGGGGTAAAACACGGGAGGCATTTCGTTACGCATGGAACAATTACAGAGATCAAGCAGACTGGTTTTTGAAGGCTGACGATGACACGTAACATTATTCTGATAATCTAATCAATAAAGAATTTCAGAAATTATGTTCTTATTATAGTTATGTTATTGTTGAGAATTTGCGATATTTCCTATCAGCCTTTAACACATCGACACCGTTGTGGTTCGGCCACAAGTATAAGGTAATTGTTAAATCAGGATATTTCAGCGGTGGAGCTGGtaagttgttttaaaaaaaatcgtccatcaaataaatgtaaaatcttttttttttttcaggttatGCGTTAAGTAAAGAAGCGACCAGGAGGTTCGTCGAAGAAGGGTAAACCACTTTTATGCTTCTTGATTTCATACAAATCGATTCATTTTCGGCCGTCTTTTAGTTATTTTAACGCACTCAAATGTCGACACGATCACGAAGGGGCGGAAGATGCAGAAATGGGTTTGTAATTTTACATCGACATAAACCGCTACGATTTATTACAATTTCGTTCGTtggattgaaaaggaaaatgcatGGAAAATCTCAACGTCTCGACAATGGACACGCGGGACTCTAAAGGAAGGGGCCGATTCTTCCCCTTCGTTCCAGAGCAACATTACTTTCCTGGTAAAATTACACCAACTTATTGGTACTGGAATAATATTTATTATCCACCCACAAAGGTAATAATATTCTTAACAATTGCTGAACGAGAATTACCTTGGAAatctgtttttggttttttttacagggTAAAGACTGTTGTTCTGACAGTGCCATATCCTTCCACTACGTCAATCCTCAATTGATGCACATATTCGACTATTTGATTTATCAACTTCGCCCTTATGGAATGCCAGCCGATCAACGACCTGCAACTCCCGAACCACCTCCAGACTTCAATCTGACTGCTTTACCGTGGTTCGCCCCTCCAGATGAAATCATTACTATTCCTAGCACAAGcacaactgaaaaaaatagtGTACTTCCACCAACTATGTTAAACACAACTCTTTCCTTACAACAGAACGCTACTATAAACCAAACACAACTGAACTTGACGGATgccaatttttccaattcgacAAATCCAGAAAATATTGTTGATCTTACTCCTAAAAGTGCTACTACTATCCAAACTGAACTGAATTCAACGGAAGccaattctttcaatttgacAAGTCCTGAAAATCTTGTTGAACTtacttcaaaaacaaaaagggcggGAGTAGTAAACAAATTACGGAgtgcaattttcggataatacaacttttttctacattcaaattctttttgaagcacattaaaaattatttatgaGCTGACGGTGTGCCTCACAGTGggcgaaaaaatttcagaccatgattcaatttaaaaaaaacttttatcttGATTGCATTCAAGAGAAGAGCCAGAATTTAATCATGAGCAAAGTAAGTAATCGAGGTATTAATGACGTAACACCTTCAGAAATTGCTGCAGACGAAATTGACTGCACCCttatcgtattttttttttttaatttgacagAGGTtgttggtggaaaaaaaaaacaggaaagaagagaaacaaccAGAATCGACAGAATGGTTTGCTAATATTTGGCAGTTAACTATAGCGCAACAAGGATTTCAGGTTTCTTTTAGTAATGCCCTAGGCAGTTTTCAGTTTGATTCTGAaaccagttttatttttctattgttgACCCTTTCGACAAAAACCAACAAGCTAGTGTTAGTATCTGTTTAATTGCTCTACCTGATCACCATGTCGACATCGAGTGCAGGATCGGCGATGTTTCACCCGCCCCGTCGAAGagtgaaattttttgtaatCGTTGGTTTTAGTTGCTGTGTCATCTTCTTCATGAACCAGTTACTTTATGTGTAAGTTCAACTTTTGATAACTGATGATTAGCACCACGTTAACATTAAATTAAGTCGTAACTaaacatatttgaaaaattaatcatGTACGTATCATCCCCTAGACAACAATCCCAGTCGATTGAAAACTTCAAAGAATACGCCAACGGAATAGTTATCGGTAAATTTCAAATCGAGAGTTTACAttccatatatatatatttttttaattggtctATCGCAGaagacaaaaataatgatCTCTACTCAAAAGTGCGCGTGTTGTGCTGGGTTATGACGTCACCCGACaatcacaaaacaaaagcGTTAGCAGTCAAAGAAACGTGGGGCAAACGCTGTAACATTTTGCTGTTCATGAGTTCCGCAGTCGGTGTGTGTTAGCAACAAAAATTGTCCTCAATGCCAAGTCTTATCACTTTATTTGAATGCAGATTCGACGTTACCAACTGTGAATCTGCACGTCCCTGAAGGCCGAAATCACCTCTGGGGCAAAACACGGGAGGCATTTCGCCATGTAtggaaaaattacaaagatCAAGCAGACTGGTTTCTGAAAGCTGACGATGACACGTAAAATTATCCCGACAATCTATTAACCGGCCACAGacaaaaacttatttttttacaggtaCCTTATTGTTGAGAATTTGCGATATTTCCTATCAGCCTTTAACACATCGAAACCGTTGTGGTTCGGCCACAAGTTTAAAGTAATTGTTAAATCAGGATATTTCAGCGGTGGGGCTGGTAAGTTGTTACAATAAAATGTTCGAccccaaaaaagtgaaaaatctctttttgcaGGTTACGTGTTGAGTAAAGAAGCGACCAGGAGGTTCGTCGAAGAAGGGTAAACCAGCTTTTATGCTTTTTGATTTCATGCAAATTGATCTCATTttcgatcgtttttttttcagttattttaACGCACTCACTTGTCGACACGATCACGAAGG
This region of Daphnia pulex isolate KAP4 chromosome 9, ASM2113471v1 genomic DNA includes:
- the LOC124202697 gene encoding glycoprotein-N-acetylgalactosamine 3-beta-galactosyltransferase 1-like; the protein is MFHPPRRRVLLFIIIGFGCCIILFMNQLLYTQQSQSITNIKEYTNGIIIEDENNDLYSKVRVLCWVMTSPDNHKTKALAVKETWGKRCNILLFMSSAEDSTLPTVNLPVREGRNGLWGKTREAFRYAWNNYRDQADWFLKADDDTYVIVENLRYFLSAFNTSTPLWFGHKYKVIVKSGYFSGGAGYALSKEATRRFVEEGYFNALKCRHDHEGAEDAEMGKCMENLNVSTMDTRDSKGRGRFFPFVPEQHYFPGKITPTYWYWNNIYYPPTKGKDCCSDSAISFHYVNPQLMHIFDYLIYQLRPYGMPADQRPATPEPPPDFNLTALPWFAPPDEIITIPSTSTTEKNSVLPPTMLNTTLSLQQNATINQTQLNLTDANFSNSTNPENIVDLTPKSATTIQTELNSTEANSFNLTSPENLVELTSKTKRAGVVNKLRSAIFG
- the LOC124202698 gene encoding glycoprotein-N-acetylgalactosamine 3-beta-galactosyltransferase 1-like codes for the protein MSTSSAGSAMFHPPRRRVKFFVIVGFSCCVIFFMNQLLYVQQSQSIENFKEYANGIVIEDKNNDLYSKVRVLCWVMTSPDNHKTKALAVKETWGKRCNILLFMSSAVDSTLPTVNLHVPEGRNHLWGKTREAFRHVWKNYKDQADWFLKADDDTYLIVENLRYFLSAFNTSKPLWFGHKFKVIVKSGYFSGGAGYVLSKEATRRFVEEGYFNALTCRHDHEGAEDAEMGKCMENLNVSTMDTRDSKGRGRFFPFVPEQHYFPGKITPSYWYWNNIYYPPTKGKDCCSDSAISFHYITPELMHIFDYLIYQLRPYGMPADQRPSTPEPPPDFNLTASPWFAPPDEVTEQQIVSINTIPLNFVHLTIFDLLNMENIADPFSQNKMIEGVVK